The genome window AGAATATTTATAATTAAAGTTTTCAATTCTTGGTGCGACAACGAGAATTGTGCTAATTGTTGCCGATGTTGTTGCTTCAGGACCTTGTTTACCTGAGAAAATAAATCTTGGTTCCGATGGGATCTGTAAAGAACGTTATTACTTGATGCCAAATTTAGCTGTAAAACTTCAGTTGGTTGATATAAATAATAAAAAAACAAGTGTTGGTATTTGGCACAAAGGTGATTTTATTGTAGTCAAATAGCTAATATTGGATCTTAATTATGCATAAAAGTATTATTGCATTATCAATAATGAGCTTTATTTTTTCAAATGTTGTTTATGCTAAAGACATCAAGCGTATTAAAATTGGAGGGTATATTATTCCGCCAGCTTTTGTTATGGCACTGGAAGAGGGAATGTCAGTACCTGTTTTTTTACGATTAAATACTTCTAGAGAAAAAAATCAAAGTGAAGATAAAATTGCTGATGCCATCATTATTGTTGAACAAGGAAAAATTAAACTTGCGAATATTAATTTTATTGATAATAGCCAAGGACCAAAGTTAAGCTCATTATTGATAGATGAATTAGAAAACAGTAAGGATAACTTTTTCAATGAATCAAATAACATTAAGATTGATAAAGATACATTACTTCAGTTAGATATTTCTTCATTTAATCTGTCACTCGATGTTGACCAAGATGCTTTTGTGCCTAAAGAAAAAGTTAGGCAATTTTCTCTAGGTGACTCATCGGTAAATGATTTTTCTGCAGTAGCTAATTATGATTTAGGTGTTTTTGGAAGTCAGGTAAAAAAAGGGAAAAATTCGTCGAGTAGCTATTTTAATTTAGATACTTTGTTGGCTATAGCCGAACACCACATTAACATTAATGCATCAGCTTACAGCATTGGTAAATCAAACTCTGATATTGAATTATATCGTGCTATGTATGAACGCGATTTTAATGGAATACGTTATGCGATTGGGTTAATGAGTACGTGGAATTTACAGTCTATTGCGAGCCTAACTACACTAAATAGCAGTAAAATTTATGCAGTTACACTAGGAAATAATGCATCTAGTGTCGTGGTGAACTCAAAATATTCGTTAACACCAATCTATGTATTTTTAAATAGCCCAGGTGAAATTCGTATTTACCGTGATGGAAAGTTATTAAATATTCAAAATTTTCCGATGGGTAGCTTTGAAGTCGACACGAGTATTCTTCCATTTGGTATCTATGATGTCACGATTGAGACCGTTGTAGATGGTAAAATTGTGACGACTCAACATCAAACAATTAATAAGTCCTTTGGAACTAGCGGCGCTAATTTTGAAAAATTAAATTGGGAAGTCTATGGGGGATATGTTGATTTCGATAAGAAACGTTATGTAAGAGGAAAATATTCTAAACGTGAGCCACTGAAGCAAAGTTATTTAGTCGGTGCGTCCGTGGCAAAAGGTTTTCCTGTTTTATCTGGATTAAATATTCAGATGTCTAATTATGGCTATGACAATTTTTTAATTAATGAAAGCAGCATTAACTTTTCTTTAAATCAGTATGTATCACTGTCTTGGCAGGGAATGATTGAAAACCATGGAAGCCATAGAAATATTGCTACGCTATCGACAAATATACCTGATGGCTATGGATCTGTTTGGGCTTCGAAAGAAAAAGCCGTAGTAAAAGGTGAATTACCGATTTATGACTCTGATAGCTACTCTTATGGCGCGACTTTAAATTTTGACAAGGTATTTGAGCGAGCGGGAACATTCACTATTAGTAGTACAAAAGATAAACGTATTGGTAGTGATTCAATTAACTATGAGTATTCAAATACATTGTTTTCAGGTCGTTACGGCACGATTGGGTTAAGAACAGGCGTTCAGCGTTATCACTATGATGACCAAAAAAGTATGAATGAAAAATTTATTAGCCTCGATTTTTCATTACCGTTATCAACATGGTTGAGTACAGGTCTTTCATCGAGCAATGGTAATGTGAAAGCCAATATTTATGCGAATAAGAGCTTTGATGATTCGGTTATTACAAGTGTCGGAGGTTCGGTATCAAAGCTAGTTAAAGATAAAAATAACGGTGAGTCTAATATTTCAACAATGGGCTATGCCTCTTACGAGACTAAATATAACTCAGGTATGGTGACACTTAACCGGCCCGATAGTAATAGGCTTAATGGTAATTTGACCTCAAGAGGCTCAGTCGCTTATAGCAATGGAACTATTATGCCAAGTGGGCAGCAAGGGAAATCAGGCGTCATTATTAATTCGGATATTTATGGGGCTGGGAGTATGACAGCACGTGTTAATGGGCAAAATTACCCTATTAGTGGAGCAAATACCTTTATTCCATTATCCCCTTATTCGGATTATGACATTCAATTAATGAATGATGCGAAATCTAAAGACAGTTTTGACATTGTATCGGGGCGAAATAAGTCTGTCACATTATACCCTGGGAATATTGCTATTTATAAACCTGAAGTTAGGCAGCTCGTGACGGTATTTGGTCGTTTGAAATCGCCAACTGGCGAATTTATTAAATATGCGTCTATCCGTAACCATATTGGTCGCACAAAAACAGATCACAATGGTGAGTTTTCGATGGATGTCGATGTTCGCTACCCTGTTATTTCACTTCTACAAGAAGATGAGCAAACTATTTGCGAAGCTGATTTGAATCTAGAGGGAGCCAGAGGTGCGTTATGGCTAGGGGATGTTACCTGTGACCCGCAAAGAACAGTCGCATTAAGGCAATGAGAGTTTCATGATGAATAAAAAATATTTCTTACTATTTTTGACGAGTTGTTTGTTGAATGGCGTCTTTAGTTCTTCTGGCTTAGCTGTGGCTCTGAGTAACTCTTATGTATTTATTGAAAATGGTGTTGATAATGAGTTTTTTGTAACACCAAGGTCTTTAGATCCTCGATTCACTGGCGCAAATAAATTTTCCCGTTATTCAGCAAGAAACCAAGAAAGCTTAGGTTATATGGGCTACACCAATACCTCGATTCGGGCCAACCAGAATGTAGATATTTGGTTTGAAAATTCACCGATTGATAGCCCATTTATTGGTAACCGCTGTATGCGTAATTACTGTAATCGCGATACGGGTTATTGGCCTGCACAATATGTTGGTCGAAATGGCGCGTATAAAATTGTACAGGATAATACCTTGGGGGAAGGGGCATATGCGCGAGGTATTTTTAGTGAGTCAACATACCAATATTTTCAAAAACTGCCTATTGGTACAGTAGAAACTTATAGCTATCGTGCATGTATGACTGACTTGGATTATGACCCTGCAAAAGGGGAAAGTTGCCAAAGTGTTGGTGGACGAATTATCGCATCTCATGAGTTTACAATGACGAAATCAGGGCATATTAAACTGAGTTCAACAGGCGCAATGCAAGAAGTTTACATTGATAGTAATGGTAACCCAAGCCTAGGTCCTGGGGAGCAATTTTGTCGTATTGGTATTGTTGCCAACGTGAACGGTTTAATTTGCCAAGTGGTAAAACATGAAACATCGGGGGATATTTTTGCGAATGTGTTGCTAACATTAAAAGTAAATTCAACATTAATTCCATTTACCCCTGCTGCTGCGTCAATAAAAATAGGCCCTGACGACGGTTCTAATGTTTGGCGAAATTACAACTCGGCTTATGCAGCGAACTCATATTTTAAAAGTTCAAATAACTATGTTTCTATCTTTTTCTCTAATACGTTTTTCAAACAATTAGTGACAAATAATATTGATTTCACCAATAGCCAAGACTTTTTTACGTTTTCGTTTACGAACCCTGCCGCTGCCCCACAGTCAGGCTATTATGAATTCACGCCATCGAACCAGTTAGTGATAAAGCCTAGGGACTACAGTATTAGTATTGTGCCTGCGGATTATATTCCTAACCCGTCAAAAACTGGGAAAATTGGCCCAGCGGAACCACCAATTGAGTTTAATTATATTGTGACGACAAGCGGCCCTCGACAAGCGGACGCGATCACTGCAAGAGTCGAGGGGCCGACAGTGAATGTTAACGGACAAAACTTTTGTTTGTTCAGCTCCGATGATGACAAATTTCGTGTTCCGTTTTCAGCTTACTTATCATTTAAAAATACTTCAGGTATCGAAGAGTCTTATCGCTCAAATTGTGATGGTACGGAAATATCAATGAATAATGCGTTGTGGGCGGAAACTCCGTGGGATATTCCTAACCAAGATTTAGGGTCATTCTATCGTACTAATTTGGATTTACGTTTCCCAATGAATGATTCAAACTCATTATTTACGTTAGATGGCATCGATTGGTTAGGAACGGTGTCTGCGAGTGGAACGGTTGTCGTGAAAGCGATTTGGATGGGGCCAGATGTCCATTTATAAGGCTGGAGTGATTCATACTCACAAGATAAAGCGTATAGCGCCTCAATTATTGATTAGATTATTGTTATTATTGCTATTTTCATTTTTTAGTAAGGCCTATGCACTTTATTTGAGCTCAGATATTTCATCTTTAGAGCCCAACAAAAGCTTTTTTTCAAAGTCCTATATCAATGATACGAAAAAGGTGAATTTATATACATTTAGTGCATACCAAATAGATAAGCCTGATAATAAAGAGCAAGGGAAGCCAATAAAAGAGGGGGAAATTATTTTTACCCCTTTAAAAAAAATCGTATTACCTGGGGAGCAAGAGTATTTTAAGATTTTTTATCGCGGTAAAACGGATGATAAAGAACGCTATTATAAGATTGTGATCAGCGAAACAGCGCTTGATGTGGAAACAGACTCTTCTCAGAATCAGCAATCTTTATTTTACCCCACAGTTAGTTTAGAAACCTATTTTGTAGTTAGGCCGAAAGATATTGCATTTAAATATGCGATGGATGCGGATGCGGGCATATTAAAAAATACGGGCAATACTTATTTTAGGGTGTTAATTCATGAAAGCTGCGAAGTAAAGGATGATGAGCAGCCCTTAGTTCTTTATCTTTTACCACAACAAGAGTTTCGCCATGAAGCCTTAAAGAGAAAAAGCCGTAAGTACATTGTTATATTTGATAAATACCATTCTATAGGTAACTGCGATTAGCCGATTTAAAATTTCATATTTTATGATTAGCCAGTAATATTTGTTGTTACTGGTTTTTTTTCAATTCATGTTACTTCTATCTATTAATAGTCATTAGAAAGGCTAGGTCTTTTACTCAACTCAAACAAAAATATTCGGGCATATTGAGCTTTTTTTTGTCTAAAACTTTGCCAATTATCACTAATGTGGCAGCTAAATGTGCTAGAAGCATAAATCACCTTGATCCCAGACACTGAACTCAGGTTTAATAAGGTTAGTCACTTGCGCAAAAATGTAAGTCTTAAGGGATATTTTGCGCAATGGAATGGATTCAGCTTTGCGGCAGTTCAATTTATTAGCGATCTGCTGCCATGAACATAGCAAATATTGCGGTATGGGTAGAATTGGGTTACTTTCAATCGCTCTATTCGTGAAATGCTCAGTTTGTTGTCGATGTGTTGTGGTTCCTTAGATAAGGAGACCGATGGCGATACCTCGGTAAATTGATACTTTCATGTTGCAGCGAAATTAAAGTAGCACTATCCGTATTGCGTTGTAAAAATTGGTTTAAGTACGTTTTTATCCTACCTGGAGTATACTGATGACGACTCGTAAAACCCTTGCTAATGCTATCCGCTTTCTAAGTATGGATGCGGTTCAAAAAGCAAAATCAGGGCATCCTGGCGCGCCAATGGGCATGGCTGATATCGCTGAAGTACTGTGGCGTGACCATATGAATCATAACCCAGCAGACCCTCACTGGGCAGATCGTGACCGTTTTGTACTGTCAAACGGCCATGGCTCAATGTTGATTTATAGCTTACTGCACCTCACTGGTTATGACTTACCTATCGAAGAGTTAAAAAACTTCCGCCAATTACACTCTAAAACACCGGGCCACCCAGAATATGGCTATACTCCAGGTGTTGAAACAACAACTGGTCCTTTGGGGCAAGGCATTGCAAACGCAGTAGGTTTTGCGATTGCAGAACGCACATTAGCAGCGCAATTTAACCGCCCTGGCCATGACGTTGTTGACCACCACA of Providencia rettgeri contains these proteins:
- the matC_2 gene encoding Uncharacterised protein; its protein translation is MSIYKAGVIHTHKIKRIAPQLLIRLLLLLLFSFFSKAYALYLSSDISSLEPNKSFFSKSYINDTKKVNLYTFSAYQIDKPDNKEQGKPIKEGEIIFTPLKKIVLPGEQEYFKIFYRGKTDDKERYYKIVISETALDVETDSSQNQQSLFYPTVSLETYFVVRPKDIAFKYAMDADAGILKNTGNTYFRVLIHESCEVKDDEQPLVLYLLPQQEFRHEALKRKSRKYIVIFDKYHSIGNCD